In a single window of the Papaver somniferum cultivar HN1 chromosome 8, ASM357369v1, whole genome shotgun sequence genome:
- the LOC113302720 gene encoding uncharacterized protein LOC113302720 — translation MGVISKTEVNLRRLLATAPQQKNQAKLIHYVATLREQLEQLAAETTEDGLQRISKAKVSDYSEKIEALAATLAAEPPVSPESLEAFDGDRVKEIPSKPEQGTHIPSPRLRRRSHYKVEDRSYEIKESDSSAPIKLDAEAHIHIEKHRKLQEDLTDEMVRLAQRLKESSLMMSRSIQDTEKVLDSTERAVEHSLASTGNANARAMEIYSRTFSTTCFMWLLFFVMTCVFVMVIVLIRVT, via the exons ATGGGAGTCATCAGTAAAACTGAAGTAAATTTAAGGAGGCTGCTTGCAACAGCTCCTCAGCAGAAGAATCAAGCAAAGCTCATACAT TATGTTGCTACTTTACGAGAACAATTGGAGCAATTGGCAGCAGAAACTACAGAGGATGGCTTACAAAG GATTTCAAAGGCAAAGGTGAGTGACTATTCAGAGAAGATTGAAGCACTGGCAGCTACACTAGCTGCAGAACCA CCTGTTTCGCCAGAATCCTTGGAGGCTTTTGACGGGGATCGAGTCAAGGAAATTCCATCAAAGCCAGAACAAGGAACTCACATACCTTCTCCAAGATTGCGAAGGAG GTCTCATTATAAAGTTGAAGATAGATCATATGAGATTAAAGAAAGTGATTCATCAGCTCCTATCAAACTGGATGCTGAAGCACATATACATATTGAGAAGCATAG AAAGCTTCAAGAAGATTTGACAGATGAAATGGTTAGATTAGCACAAAGACTTAAAGAGAGTAGCCTTATGATGAGCCGTTCCATTCAAGACACGGAAAAG GTACTTGATTCTACAGAAAGGGCAGTGGAGCACAGCTTGGCAAGCACTGGTAATGCAAATGCTCGGGCAATGGAAATTTATTCCCGGACTTTCAGTACCACCTGCTTCATGTGGCTACTATTTTTTGTCATGACGTGTGTTTTCGTAATGGTCATAGTTCTCATTCGAGTGACTTAG